From the genome of Natrinema marinum:
CCCGCTCGGCGCTGCGTTCCATCTCGCTCTCGCTCGAGCCGTGACAGGCGCGACGAGTGACAGGCGCGATAGAAACGACGAGACGGAATCGGATGCAGTAACTGCGAACGACTTACAGGTTCTTGGTCCCGAAGGCCGTACGACCCCTATGGACGTTTCCGGGACGGCTATGGCGATCTATCGGACGGCGAGCGATCGGGATCTGACCTTTCTCGCGGCCGCCTTCGCCTACTACGCGTTCGTCTCGTTGATTCCGCTCATCCTGCTCGCGATCGTCGTCGGCTCGCTGGTGGGCGGCGAGCAGGTAGCCCAGCGGTTAGTTACGGCCGCCGGCGACTACCTTCCGACAGCGGGCGAAGAGTTGGTCACGCAGGCGTTGACGACGGAATCCGGCCGCGCCGAGGCGACCGTCGTCGCGATCGCGGTCGCGGCCTGGGGTGCGCTCAAGGTCTTTCGGGGGCTGAGCCTGGCGTTCGACAAGGTCTACGACGAGGTTGCCGAGGAGTCGCTCGTCGGCCAGCTCACCGACGGCCTCACCGTGATCGCCGCCGGCGCGGGGGCGCTCGCGTTGATGATCGTCATCGGCGCCGTGCTCACGATCGTGGCCGATACCCTCCCGTTCGTCGGTGCCCTAGGCTGGCTCGCGTTACTGGTCGGGCTCGTCCTCGTCTTCCTCCCGATATACTACGTCTTGCCGCCGATCCCAGTCAAAGTAAGCGAGATCCTCCCCGGCGCGATTTTCGCCGCCGTCGGCTGGACGGTCCTCCAGTTCGGGTTTCAACTCTACGCGTCGAACGCCGCGCAGTATCAGGCCTACGGCGCCGTCGGTGCCGTGCTCCTC
Proteins encoded in this window:
- a CDS encoding YihY/virulence factor BrkB family protein, translated to MDVSGTAMAIYRTASDRDLTFLAAAFAYYAFVSLIPLILLAIVVGSLVGGEQVAQRLVTAAGDYLPTAGEELVTQALTTESGRAEATVVAIAVAAWGALKVFRGLSLAFDKVYDEVAEESLVGQLTDGLTVIAAGAGALALMIVIGAVLTIVADTLPFVGALGWLALLVGLVLVFLPIYYVLPPIPVKVSEILPGAIFAAVGWTVLQFGFQLYASNAAQYQAYGAVGAVLLFVTWLYFAGIIILVGAVLNVVRAHPLIAE